AGTCTTTAGAGACCTGTCAATCCTTCTTCTATCGTGCCTAAATCTAAACCAGTATGTTTTACCTCTAAGGTACAGCCCCATATCAATTACCTCCAATTCGATTTGAGGCCCTGGCCCGGGTTACAAGTTCATTATAACCCGTGTCAGCTTCTTTTTTTGAGGACTCAACCCAGGCCAGTATGTCTTCATGGTCAAACCGGAGAGATCCATTAAGCTTTATGCAGGGGATCTGTCTTATTGCGG
This sequence is a window from Thermodesulfovibrionia bacterium. Protein-coding genes within it:
- a CDS encoding helix-turn-helix domain-containing protein → MQLLTIKELSNLLKVKEKTIYQWAAIRQIPCIKLNGSLRFDHEDILAWVESSKKEADTGYNELVTRARASNRIGGN